The window tggcatgcaaatgagatgcacagaaatGTAATGGCCGATACACAAAGGGTACCATGTATGCATTCCCTTTGTGCCATCAGTGGCTGTTTGTGACCGGTAAGCTGTCAAATGCAACTACCATGGAGTTTTTTTGATTTGCgcagtagtgggggggggggggggggattgagaggTTGGTCCACTGGAGTCTAGTGGACCCCCACCTCCTGTTCAACTCTGTGGTGCTCcagtgacccccctcccctcacataactattccatggtggtctagtgatatGACCTGactccccgtcccctcccctccgatAAGTGTTGGAAGGAGGAGCAGTGGTGGCACCCAGCcgtgcctggtgcatcctgggatgtactgggaggggctaagcaccatataaggaatttttgaacactagtaaaaaaatgtatttagtccaataaaaaaggcaccaTCTTATTTCAGCTTTAttgtttttgggggtggggggttattaCTGAGCTGGGGGCAATCAGCAGTTTTTTGGCCACTTTCATCAGTATCCCCAGATATTCGATGCTGGgtcatgtccgggcaccagctgGATAAATGGATAACTCTTAACCGATTATTGGCATTTAACTGGATAAgttgaagaggagaaagagaggactGTGTttcatgtggtcctatttatccgGTTAACATATTTGGTTACATGTTGAATATCGGcatttaaccagataagtgccaaCTTTGCCCCTGGACCTCCACTTAGGCTCTAACCAGGGAAATTCAGCAGCACTGACCGGTTAAAATGCTGCTGACTGTCCCAGATAGACTCGGAAAAGGCAGCATCTCCTGCCCCCATTTAATCACTTGCTatatggacgtctttgttttgtttttatttattaatgcaACTTATTTAATATAAGGATTGCCAAACAGGTTCAGtccaaaagtccatcgagcctAATATCCTAtttccagtctgcgtagcaagtATCCAGCAGCCTTCCAATCAAACGACAGATTccaagtggctttccccaggtttatagacttttcctgctGGAATttcgccaaaccttttttaaaccacattATTCACCTCCATAGATTTGACGGGACAATTTTCAGCGGGCAGGCTGCTGGAGCGTATTCgggcctggccgatattcagccgggccCACATAAGAAAGTTATGTGGGTCTCGACTAAATATCAGGCTGAGACACGTATTAAAAAAAAGTTGGTTCACACTGCATCCCCCTGGGCAGACCCACAACGTCACCCCCAGGCAGCAGCCCCATCCTACACCTACCTACTAGTCAGGGGATTGAAAGAGGTGCTCGTGTTTGTCAAGGGGCAGATCATGAGGAAAATAAGAGGGTGTGGAAAGGAGGAACAGTCGATAGCTCTGCTGCACTTACTGCCCTGCTCTTGAGGTGGCGCTATTTGCGACAGTATCACAGACTATCATGACAGCTAGTGCTCCACCCTTGTCTTACCTACTCTCTGCACTACCTGTGTTAAGCAGCTGGCtcgggatttttccctcaagcgCTTAACAAAGCTTAGAAAACATGCCCCTAAATATACAACTCATTAGAGAGCAGGTGCAGGAGGGTGGATGAGTTTTATGGCCACGTTAAAATTTGCATGCGACTGTTACTAGGATTCTGCAAATGCGCAAGCTGAAACCTACTCTAGTATGTCACCCTGTAAATTATTAAACAATATATGCCAGATTATGTAGTTTGAAACGGTAACGTGAAGAATAAGTAAATGCGATTTATGAGATGTAAGCTAAAGTTCTtggctgcggccataataaattccaaatttgtcACAGAAGTGGCTGGTCCTGTCTCTTCTTCTTGGTGGTGAAAGGAGAGTGGACGATTGAGCAGTGCCGAATGCCCCAGTTGTGGATAAGCAGATaggagctgatattcaaagggatttaaaggaagagagccactgaatatcgcctctAACCAGCCTCCCAAACCACTGAGCCCTCAGGAGCAGGCCAAGGGGCGGTGCTAGGTAGGAGCCTTATGCAGGCACTGGCAATATAAgtaggtgaatttaggacagctcaaaagttgTCCTAAATGTATCCGCTTAGCTTTGtgcgggccccagctgaatatcaggccaggaCCCTCATGAAAAAAAgttgcggcccccccccccccccacaacatgcccatcccacccccacctcccagtCAGCATAGAACCCTCAGGGCGTACCTGACCTCCTTTATGGTCCAGCAGGCCATCGGGAGCAGGAGCAAACCCCCCTCGTTCCTGCCCCTAGCGGCAGCTTCTTGAAACTGGCTGCTGCAACCTTTCACGGTACTGTGAAGCTGCCACGAGAGGTCACAGCAtccattttcaagaagctgctacTATGGGCAGGAGCAAGAAGGATTTGCTCTGCCCCCAatgccccactggaccaccaggaaggtTTAATCGTGATTAACCGCATGGTTGAAGAAGTAGCTGGGATTAAAATTCTTCAATGAAAGATACCTCGACAGTATCGCCAAACCAATGGGCATACAAAATATTGTTAGCAATTGAAAGGATTGAAGACACGTAATAAAATTTATTTGTCACTCAATGAACAATTAAGCTATTGGATTTATTGTAAACTTATctatacacattctctggcaagtgTCTAGAAGGTAGGTgaacttcctgatattattcagAGAAAGACACTTCTCCACTACATATTTCTGGGAAGAGCAACATGGAATGGGCATTACTCTTGTGGCCCATCCAGGTTACATGGAACTATCATACAAAGGATGCTGGACTCAGTGGTATCACTCAACATGTCACATCTGATATTCTAATAATGCAAGCCATCTGTGAAGCTCAGGGTTTTGGATGTGCTAAATCCTGCAGCTCAGCCCCCATACAATCTCTACAAGATTATTGCTAATACCCATCTACAGTACCATAATGTAATCATTCACGAGAATCACCAAATGGTAGCTGTGTATTCATTCAATCTGTATATATGGGAATGGTTGCATGCAGGCATCATCGTTCACTCAATTTCAGATCCAAGACAATTAATTTGTTCTCCCCTATCCCTAATAACTTTTGAACTCTATCTAGTTTCAGTCATATCTGTGCCATTTGACTGACCACTGGCTTACACATTTCTTGTGTCCTGGACACCTCATCACTTGCAATTCCATCCTCACGTGGTAAGTATTTGAAAGTGGACATGGGCAAGACAGTAACTGGGAGCCTCATCTTATGTCATAATTGATTATAGCATTTAGCTGCTCACACTTACAAGAGCTCTATGTCtggcatacattttaggagtcaTAAAACCAAGTTCTGTAGGTCTTCAATAAAGAAAGTTCACACTTACAATGTTCCCTGTCATAGAATTTTGCCATTGATGTCTCAATCGCTACAAATCATGAGCAAGTGTTATTAACATTAGGAAACTATTCTATTAAAACCTTTCTTAGGGCTCCTTTAACGTCCTTGTTTTTCAGGCTATAAATGACAGGGTTAAGGACAGGAATTAAGACACTGTAAAACAGAGCAAAGAATTTGTTTTGAACCACTGACTGCATGGATGTTGGTTTCATATTCAAACTCAATAGAGTCCCATAGTAGAGAATAACGACCGTGaggtgggaggagcaggtggagaaggctttgCGTCTCCCCTCTGAAGAGCGGATCCTCAGGATGGCAGAGATGATGTAGACGTAAGATATCAGGATTGTCATAAAGCAGGGAAATGCAACAAAAGATCCAATGACATATGACATACCTTGAACAATATCTGTACTGCTACAAGACAACCTCACTAGAACTGAGAGAtcacagaagaaatggttaaTCTCATTGGACCCACAATAAGAGAAATGGGATATGAGGACAGTGTGTAGCACTGGGACAAAAAATGCAAAGGTCCAGCATCCAGTAGCCATCAGTACACTGACCTTTTCATTCATAATAACGGTATAACGAAGGGGATGGCAGATGGCCACATAACGGTCATAGGCCATGGCTGTAAGCAGAAAAAATTCTACATATGTGaaggacagaaaaaaatacatCTGTGTTAAGCACCCGTTTATAGAAATACTCTGACTCCTCCGTAAACAAATACCTATTAGTTTGGGGacagtgactgaggtgttaaaaATATCAAGGAAGGACAAGTTAGAGAGCAAAAAGTACATGGGGGTGTGCAGATGAGGGTCCAGGCACGTCAAAGTTATTATAGTGAGATTCCCCGTCAACATGATCAGGTAAATCagtaaaaacagaaagaaaaatacaATTTGCAGCTTTGGAAATTCAGGAAATCCCAAAAggatgaattctgtcactgtggtGATATTTTCCTCTTCCATTGTAATCTGGAATTAGGACGGGGATGGAGAGACTCTGTCTTTCTTGAGTTCTCCCTGCTGTCAGACACAAGACTGGGGAGTTGTAGGAACAGATCCACCGTTGTCCGCAGAAATTTTACCCAAACGATTTCAAGGCAGGGTTACTAGGTTTACATTCAAGTTCAGTTTATTTCACGTGCTGCCTGTATTGAAAAAGTCTAACATCATCTGAAAAGGGAGGggtcaattaaaaacaaaacaaagacagtaAAAGACAGACAGCACGTCAATGCAAGGAGATAAAATATAATAGAGGCAAGTCATTGGGAAGATAAAGCAAAAGGGAGGTATGATGGATCgcaatcctttgggcagttgtgAACCAACCGGAACAAAGTAAAAATTTACCAAAGGCTGATAATAGACAACGAAAATAGAGACACAATTAAAACATAGAATCCTACACATTACCAGGACCATCACAATCACAGTGAACAAGGCAGCCAGGCTCTTCAGCCTAAAGCCATAGGGTGCCGGAAGGATGTCCAGTGTATTACATCTCCCTGTTCGGAACTGGTGCTtcttgaaacccaggccaaatttAAGGAGACAGGAGTTAAAAATCCAGAATCTTCCCTCAGAATTCTGAAATTTTTGCCTTTTGCAGTTTGTAAGTTTGTGGCAAATGCGAAATTTAAATTGCAAAGACTTTCTAGTGGTTCTCAATAATTTCAAAAATGTCCTCATTCACTGGGTTAAAATGAGACAAACCTTAGAATCTTTATTTTTAACAGGTCAGGTCTCTCTGCTGTACCTTTGTGTATAAGGTGCAATAAAATGCAGTTCCCACAGCCTTCACCTGAGAAACAATGACTGCAGACGCTCTGGTCTGGTAATTCTCAGCAGTCAGGTATATTCATACTCACTGCAGATCTCGCTGGGGAAAGATCCCTGAGGCTGATCATGTGCAACACATGGCAGAGAATCAAGAGACTCCAGCTTTAGGTCTAGAGCTGCCATATCTGGCCTTCCTTGATCAAAAGGAATAGTGAGGTGAGAAATTACTAtagaaaattgcaggaagatcttagggtATCGGTATctagttaaatcactttcaatattGGTCCACAGACCTGTTAGGCTTGTAACACTTACTCCCAAACCTCTTGAGGTATAACCAGTGTACATGAAAGACAGATCCAAGCTTCCAGTGCAGTGCAGGGATTGACGT is drawn from Microcaecilia unicolor chromosome 14, aMicUni1.1, whole genome shotgun sequence and contains these coding sequences:
- the LOC115457406 gene encoding olfactory receptor 1019-like, with product MEEENITTVTEFILLGFPEFPKLQIVFFFLFLLIYLIMLTGNLTIITLTCLDPHLHTPMYFLLSNLSFLDIFNTSVTVPKLIGICLRRSQSISINGCLTQMYFFLSFTYVEFFLLTAMAYDRYVAICHPLRYTVIMNEKVSVLMATGCWTFAFFVPVLHTVLISHFSYCGSNEINHFFCDLSVLVRLSCSSTDIVQGMSYVIGSFVAFPCFMTILISYVYIISAILRIRSSEGRRKAFSTCSSHLTVVILYYGTLLSLNMKPTSMQSVVQNKFFALFYSVLIPVLNPVIYSLKNKDVKGALRKVLIE